In a single window of the Bacteroidales bacterium genome:
- a CDS encoding T9SS type A sorting domain-containing protein, whose amino-acid sequence MKKFLLFVCLISFGMAYAQTPISLNFSDLGEPLKTYEFRNDTGVDVTITPGNAGANITWDFAALDATIDTFTIDLVNAATIPMHNDFPAANVATIWDSAINVYFFNSTPSGLTMQGIIKDYMNSNDSLKLILSIPDTVLPLPANYGDTWSGYSFGNTKSAASNLFYDTIIGGFTLQIPIDTVHIKHHQYKTSVIDAWGTMIVPNNNFPVLRQKDSVTSIDSVWGYADCSSFPPPYDENSGWYYLITVKDTNLQYLWWMKSFGVPVVRMNMFRYSPTIVANVEWAFDISDNIAEFETSNTRLFPNPARDFITIQGDAEFTEIIIYDLLGNEVIKRKLNSDSKISINISMLPDGLYFYNALGKNNKSSGKFVVKH is encoded by the coding sequence ATGAAAAAATTTCTATTGTTTGTATGTTTAATAAGCTTCGGTATGGCTTATGCACAAACCCCCATTTCATTAAATTTCAGTGATTTGGGAGAACCGTTAAAAACCTATGAGTTCAGAAACGACACAGGAGTTGATGTAACCATAACACCAGGTAATGCCGGAGCAAATATCACCTGGGATTTTGCAGCGCTGGATGCTACGATTGACACATTCACCATTGACCTTGTGAATGCTGCTACCATTCCTATGCACAACGACTTTCCTGCAGCAAATGTCGCCACTATTTGGGACAGCGCCATCAATGTGTATTTTTTTAACAGCACTCCCTCAGGCCTTACAATGCAAGGAATTATCAAAGATTACATGAATTCTAACGACTCGTTAAAGCTGATACTTAGTATTCCGGATACCGTATTGCCCCTGCCAGCCAATTACGGCGACACTTGGTCGGGGTACAGCTTTGGCAATACAAAGTCTGCTGCATCAAATTTATTTTACGATACTATTATTGGGGGATTTACCTTACAGATACCTATTGACACTGTTCATATTAAACATCACCAGTATAAAACAAGCGTAATTGATGCATGGGGTACTATGATAGTCCCCAACAACAATTTCCCCGTGCTTCGTCAAAAGGATTCTGTCACATCCATTGATTCGGTTTGGGGTTATGCCGATTGTTCGAGCTTCCCGCCTCCTTACGACGAGAATTCCGGATGGTATTATCTGATAACCGTAAAAGACACAAACTTGCAGTATTTGTGGTGGATGAAAAGTTTTGGCGTACCAGTTGTCAGGATGAATATGTTTCGTTATTCACCCACTATTGTTGCCAATGTGGAGTGGGCTTTCGACATTTCTGACAACATAGCAGAGTTTGAAACAAGCAACACCAGACTCTTCCCCAACCCTGCAAGAGATTTTATAACTATTCAGGGCGATGCGGAATTTACGGAAATCATTATTTACGACCTTCTGGGTAATGAAGTGATAAAGCGGAAACTAAACAGCGACAGCAAAATCAGCATAAATATTAGCATGCTGCCCGACGGCCTGTACTTTTATAACGCACTAGGAAAAAATAATAAATCTTCAGGGAAATTTGTTGTAAAGCATTAG
- a CDS encoding MATE family efflux transporter — translation MMKDLTTGKESRVIVNFALPMLLGNVFQQSYNIVDSIIVGNYLGEKALAAVGASFPVIFVLISLVIGVSVGSTIIIAQFFGAKDFENIKKSVDSLLIFLFFAAIFITIFGLIFSEHIFRSMNLPEEIIPDAVSYFNILLYGLILMFGFNAISSVLRGLGDSKTPLYFLIISTVLNIVLVILFVKVFGWGIEGSAIATVIAQGVSFVLSVLYLNRFHDIIRFSFFDIKFHREIFLTSLKIGIPSGLQQTFVALGMMALLRFVNAFGTDTIAAYTVAGRIDAFAMQPAMNFSMALSTFVGQNMGANKIDRVKKGYRTTLLITATFSIIITFVAILFGSQIMSLFTPKAEVISIGHSYLVIVCSFYVLFSTMITTQGLIRGAGDTLIPMFITLFSLWILRIPLSYIFSRFMGPDGIWWSIPIAWAFGMIASGIYYFSGRWKNKVVTGTIKR, via the coding sequence ATGATGAAAGACCTCACAACCGGAAAAGAAAGCAGGGTGATTGTTAATTTTGCCCTCCCGATGCTGCTGGGCAATGTTTTTCAGCAATCGTATAACATTGTTGACAGTATAATTGTAGGGAATTATCTTGGAGAGAAAGCCTTGGCTGCTGTCGGAGCATCTTTTCCGGTAATCTTTGTGCTTATCTCCCTGGTCATTGGAGTATCGGTTGGTTCTACAATTATTATTGCCCAGTTTTTCGGAGCGAAAGATTTTGAAAATATAAAAAAATCTGTTGACAGCCTTTTAATATTTTTGTTTTTTGCCGCTATTTTCATCACCATTTTCGGCCTAATTTTCAGCGAGCATATTTTTCGTTCTATGAACCTTCCCGAAGAAATAATACCCGATGCTGTCAGCTATTTTAATATTTTGTTATATGGCCTTATACTGATGTTTGGGTTTAATGCAATCAGTTCTGTACTTCGCGGGTTGGGTGATTCAAAAACACCCCTGTACTTTCTTATTATCTCTACAGTGCTGAATATCGTCCTGGTAATATTGTTTGTGAAGGTTTTTGGCTGGGGTATAGAAGGCTCGGCTATTGCAACAGTGATAGCTCAGGGAGTTTCTTTTGTACTTAGTGTCCTGTATCTGAATCGCTTTCATGACATCATCAGATTTTCATTCTTTGACATAAAATTTCATCGGGAAATATTTTTAACAAGCCTTAAAATAGGCATTCCTTCAGGTTTGCAGCAGACTTTCGTAGCTTTGGGTATGATGGCATTGCTGAGGTTTGTGAACGCATTTGGCACGGATACCATAGCTGCATATACGGTTGCAGGGCGTATTGATGCTTTTGCAATGCAGCCCGCCATGAACTTTTCAATGGCACTGTCAACCTTTGTGGGGCAAAACATGGGCGCTAATAAGATTGACAGGGTAAAAAAAGGGTATAGAACCACCTTGTTGATAACGGCAACATTTTCAATTATTATAACTTTTGTAGCCATATTATTCGGCTCGCAAATCATGTCATTATTTACACCTAAAGCCGAAGTAATATCTATCGGACATTCCTACTTAGTTATTGTGTGTTCATTCTATGTATTGTTTTCGACCATGATAACCACACAGGGGCTGATACGTGGTGCCGGCGATACGCTGATTCCGATGTTTATCACGTTGTTTTCGCTCTGGATACTTAGAATACCACTGTCATATATATTTTCTCGTTTTATGGGCCCCGACGGAATCTGGTGGAGCATACCTATTGCCTGGGCTTTCGGAATGATAGCTTCAGGAATATATTATTTCAGCGGCAGGTGGAAAAATAAAGTGGTAACAGGAACTATCAAGCGCTAA
- a CDS encoding cation diffusion facilitator family transporter, producing MSNAVLQRKKVKTASLSIFSNITLIILKVTAGIISGSVSIISEAIHSGMDLLAAVIAFFSVKISGLPPDKNHPYGHGKYENVSGVIEALLIFGAAGWIIYEALQKITHPTLPEQLGIGTLVMGISAVVNYIVSKRLYKVGKETDSVALEADGLHLKTDVYTSLGVALGLILIWITGIKVLDPIIAILVALMILQKSYILLKKAFSPLLDAPLPEKEINIIKNAINNNLSEGMSFHKLRTRKAGNMRYVDLHLEVPGTITVNESHELCDRIENEIEDVLDYIEVYIHIEPSENK from the coding sequence ATGTCAAATGCAGTCTTACAACGGAAAAAAGTAAAAACGGCATCACTTTCCATTTTCTCAAACATCACACTTATAATACTTAAAGTCACTGCCGGCATCATCAGCGGCTCGGTCAGCATCATTTCAGAAGCCATACATTCGGGCATGGACCTGCTGGCAGCTGTAATAGCTTTTTTTTCAGTAAAAATATCAGGATTGCCACCGGATAAAAACCATCCTTATGGTCATGGCAAATATGAAAATGTATCAGGTGTAATTGAAGCGTTGCTGATATTTGGTGCAGCAGGGTGGATAATTTATGAAGCCCTTCAGAAAATAACTCACCCTACACTACCCGAACAGTTAGGTATAGGCACACTGGTCATGGGAATATCCGCTGTGGTTAACTATATCGTTTCAAAAAGGTTATACAAGGTTGGCAAAGAAACAGACTCCGTAGCACTAGAAGCCGACGGATTGCACCTGAAAACAGATGTATATACCTCACTGGGAGTTGCATTAGGTTTGATATTAATATGGATAACCGGTATTAAAGTGCTTGACCCTATCATCGCTATTCTGGTCGCCTTAATGATTTTACAGAAATCTTATATTCTGTTAAAAAAAGCATTTTCACCCCTTTTGGATGCCCCTTTACCTGAAAAGGAAATAAACATCATCAAAAATGCTATCAATAATAACCTTTCCGAAGGCATGAGTTTTCATAAACTACGTACCCGCAAGGCGGGAAACATGAGATATGTGGATCTGCACCTTGAAGTTCCCGGAACAATTACTGTAAATGAGTCCCATGAACTTTGCGACCGGATTGAGAACGAAATAGAGGATGTGCTGGATTATATTGAAGTATATATTCATATTGAGCCCAGCGAAAACAAATAG
- a CDS encoding TraB/GumN family protein → MFRKIILSVVAVVFVLSCIAQQQNSLLWEISGNGLSQNSYIFGTIHMIKKQDFFITDIMERKLKECQSFVTEIDINIPIMQQLELAKQMYLPEGKTLRDYVTEEEYSDFSKYIIDSLHIKKSRLEKYIRLKPFYISSILAKQLAGKVKAYEQELYKIAKKNGIASDGLETIDFQLSLVDTTPIEEQAKTLVNEIKNYKETEQLFNDMIAAYKQQDLSKLYDFVVKSADSNSEFNENFIFKRNQNWISHIEEKIKSKSCFIAVGAAHLPGENGVLKLLELRGYTITAVK, encoded by the coding sequence ATGTTCAGAAAAATTATTTTATCAGTTGTTGCAGTTGTATTTGTTCTAAGTTGTATCGCACAACAGCAAAATTCATTGTTATGGGAAATATCAGGAAATGGGTTATCTCAAAACTCTTATATTTTCGGCACCATTCATATGATAAAAAAGCAGGACTTTTTTATTACAGATATCATGGAGAGGAAACTAAAGGAATGCCAGAGTTTTGTTACAGAAATAGATATAAACATCCCGATAATGCAACAGCTTGAGCTGGCAAAACAAATGTATCTGCCCGAAGGCAAAACTCTTCGCGATTATGTTACCGAAGAAGAATATTCAGATTTCAGTAAATACATTATAGATTCGCTTCACATAAAAAAATCAAGGCTTGAAAAATACATAAGATTGAAACCTTTTTATATCAGCAGCATCCTTGCCAAACAACTTGCAGGCAAAGTGAAAGCTTATGAGCAGGAATTGTACAAAATAGCCAAAAAAAACGGCATAGCTTCCGATGGACTTGAAACCATTGACTTTCAGCTCTCGCTTGTTGACACAACCCCCATAGAAGAACAGGCAAAAACATTGGTAAACGAAATAAAAAATTATAAAGAAACAGAACAACTTTTTAATGATATGATAGCTGCATACAAACAGCAGGATTTGTCGAAATTGTACGATTTTGTGGTAAAAAGCGCCGATTCAAACAGCGAATTCAATGAGAACTTTATTTTCAAACGCAACCAAAACTGGATTTCGCACATAGAAGAGAAAATTAAATCGAAGAGCTGTTTTATTGCCGTGGGGGCAGCCCACCTGCCCGGCGAAAATGGTGTTTTGAAGCTGCTCGAATTACGGGGCTATACCATCACGGCAGTTAAATAA
- a CDS encoding ABC transporter substrate-binding protein → MKTFFRAIIFLILINCFCFCGNDRNKKDSRTVFRYNESSGISTLDPAFAKDQAHIWVCNQLYNGLVQPDDSMHIKPCIAKSWEVSDDGLTYTFILRKDVFFHDDVVFSSGKGRRVMAEDFVYSFSRIADDNVASPGSWIFNDVSRDSSGKCMFLAYNDTTFVVKLQEPFPPFLSLLQMQYCSVIPREVVDYYGKDFRSHAVGTGPFRLKMWKENQRLILIKNGNYFEIESGQRLPYLDAVSISFIADKQSAFLEFVRGNLDFMSGVAPSYIDELISKNGNLSGKYKDKINLTLQPYLNTEYLGFMVDENLSENKNNPLLKKEVRQAINYGFDRKKMIKYLRNSIGTPGIYGIVPVGIPYYDTSLYKRYTYNPDKARELLAIAGYPHGKGLPEITLSATASYRDLCEYIQHQLDEIGIKIKVDENQPAMLREMIAKSKVSFFRASWIADYPDMENYLSLFYSPNFCPKGPNYTHFSNKKFDSLFEKARTINNDSIRTRLYAEMDNIIIEEAPVVVLYYDMVLRFTQKNISGLGSNPMNLLILKRVKKTKTM, encoded by the coding sequence TTGAAAACGTTTTTCAGAGCAATTATCTTTTTAATACTTATTAATTGTTTTTGTTTTTGCGGCAACGACAGGAATAAAAAAGATTCACGTACTGTTTTTCGTTACAACGAATCTTCCGGGATTTCAACCCTTGACCCCGCTTTTGCCAAAGACCAGGCACATATCTGGGTATGCAATCAATTATATAACGGATTGGTGCAGCCTGATGATTCTATGCACATCAAACCATGCATTGCAAAATCCTGGGAGGTTTCTGATGATGGGCTGACATATACTTTTATTTTACGTAAAGATGTTTTTTTTCACGACGATGTCGTTTTTTCATCCGGTAAGGGGCGCAGGGTGATGGCTGAAGATTTTGTGTATAGCTTTAGCCGTATTGCTGATGACAATGTGGCTTCGCCTGGAAGCTGGATTTTTAATGATGTCTCAAGAGATTCATCAGGAAAGTGTATGTTTCTGGCATACAACGACACTACATTTGTTGTTAAGCTCCAGGAGCCTTTCCCCCCCTTTTTAAGCCTGCTCCAAATGCAGTATTGCTCTGTAATACCTCGCGAAGTTGTTGATTACTATGGGAAAGATTTTCGCAGCCATGCTGTAGGCACAGGGCCTTTCAGACTGAAAATGTGGAAGGAAAATCAGCGGCTGATACTTATAAAAAACGGCAACTATTTTGAAATAGAGTCTGGCCAGCGTCTTCCATACCTTGATGCAGTGTCCATTTCGTTTATTGCCGACAAACAATCGGCTTTTCTGGAGTTTGTCCGCGGAAATTTAGATTTTATGTCAGGAGTAGCACCAAGTTATATTGACGAATTGATAAGCAAAAACGGTAATTTAAGCGGAAAGTATAAAGATAAAATCAACCTGACATTGCAGCCTTATTTAAATACGGAATACCTTGGTTTTATGGTGGATGAAAACCTTTCTGAGAACAAGAATAACCCGCTATTAAAAAAAGAAGTTCGGCAAGCTATTAATTATGGTTTTGACAGAAAGAAAATGATAAAATACCTTCGCAACAGCATAGGCACACCCGGAATATATGGAATAGTTCCTGTAGGTATACCTTACTATGATACAAGCCTGTATAAGAGATATACATACAATCCTGACAAGGCCAGAGAATTGCTTGCCATTGCAGGTTATCCCCATGGTAAAGGCCTTCCCGAAATCACTCTTTCAGCAACAGCTTCGTATCGTGACCTTTGCGAATATATTCAGCATCAGCTGGATGAAATAGGAATAAAAATCAAGGTTGACGAAAATCAACCCGCGATGCTTCGAGAAATGATAGCAAAATCCAAGGTGAGTTTTTTCAGGGCTTCATGGATTGCCGATTATCCTGATATGGAAAATTACCTCTCGTTGTTTTATTCGCCGAATTTTTGTCCGAAAGGGCCAAATTATACCCATTTCTCTAACAAAAAATTTGATTCTCTTTTTGAGAAAGCAAGAACAATAAACAACGACAGCATACGTACCCGCTTGTATGCCGAAATGGATAATATCATAATAGAGGAGGCCCCCGTAGTGGTTTTATATTATGATATGGTTCTCAGATTTACGCAAAAAAATATTTCAGGGCTGGGGAGCAACCCTATGAATTTGCTGATACTAAAGAGGGTTAAGAAAACAAAAACAATGTAA